In the Streptomyces fradiae ATCC 10745 = DSM 40063 genome, ACCGGCGTCCTCGGGACCGTCGAGCAGGTCGGGCGGCTGTCCGACGGCGACCCCGGCGCCCTCATCAGGGGCGTCGCGCGCGTGCGCATCGGCGCCGGGACGACCGGGCCGGGCGCCGCCCTGTGGGTGGAGGGCACCACCGTCGAGGAGAGCGTGCCCGACCCGCTGCCCGGCGCGGTCGCCGAATTGGTCAAGGAGTACAAGGCCCTCGCCACGAGCTGGCTGCGCAAGCGCGGCGCCTGGCAGGTCGTCGACCGGGTCCAGCAGATCGAGGACGTCGCCGCCCTCGCGGACAACTCCGGGTACTCCCCGTTCCTCACCACCGCCCAGAAGATCGCCCTCCTGGAGACCGCCGAGCCCGTCGCCCGGCTGAAGCTCGCCACCGAGCAGCTGCGCGACCACCTCGCCGAGCAGGACGTGGCCGAGTCCATCGCCAAGGACGTGCAGGAGGGCGTCGACAGGCAGCAGCGCGAGTTCCTGCTGCGCCGCCAGCTCGAAGCCGTCCGCAAGGAGCTGCGCGAGCTGAACGGCGAGGACGCCGAGGGCGGCACCGACGACTACCGGGCCCGCGTGGAGGCCGCCGACCTGCCCGGGAAGGTCCGCGAGGCGGCCCTCAAGGAGGTCGACAAGCTGGAGCGCGCCAGCGACCAGTCCCCGGAGGGCTCCTGGATCCGCACCTGGCTCGACACGGTCCTGGAGATGCCGTGGAACGAGCGCACGGAGGACCGGTACGACATCCGCGGCGCCAAGGAGGTCCTCGACGCCGAGCACGCCGGCCTGGAGGACGTCAAGGAGCGCATCACCGAGTACCTCGCCGTCCGCAAGCGCCGTGCCGACCGGGGCCTCGGCATCGTCGGCGGGCGGCGCGGCGGCGCCGTGCTGGCCCTGGTCGGCCCGCCCGGCGTCGGCAAGACCAGCCTCGGCGAGTCCGTCGCCCACGCGATGGGCCGCACCTTCGTGCGGGTCGCGCTCGGCGGCGTGCGGGACGAGGCGGAGATCCGCGGCCACCGGCGCACCTACGTCGGGGCCCTGCCCGGCCGGATCGTCCGCGCCATCAAGGAGGCCGGGTCCATGAACCCGGTCGTCCTCCTGGACGAGATCGACAAGGTGGGCTCCGACTTCCGCGGCGACCCGGCCGCCGCCCTGCTGGAGGTCCTCGACCCGGCGCAGAACCACACCTTCCGCGACCACTACCTCGAAGTGGAACTGGACCTGAGCGACGTCGTCTTCCTCGCCACGGCGAACGTCCTGGAGGCCGTCCCCGAGGCGCTGCGCGACCGGATGGAGCTGGTCCGCCTCGACGGCTACACCGAGGACGAGAAGGTCGTCATCGCGCGCGACCACCTGCTGCCGCGCCAGCTGGAGCGGGCCGGGCTCGACCGGGACGAGGTCGTGATCGAGGAGGCCGCCCTGCGCAGGCTCGCCGGGGAGTACACCCGCGAGGCCGGCGTGCGGAACCTGGAGCGGTCCGTCGCCCGGCTCCTGCGCAAGGTCGCCGCCCAGGCGGAGCTGGGCGACCGCGAGCTGCCGTACACCGTCCGCGCGGACGACCTGCGGGACCTGATCGGGCGTCCGCACCACGTGCCCGAGTCCGCCCAGGACCCGGCCGAGCGCCGCACCTCGGTGCCGGGCGTCGCGACCGGTCTCGCCGTCACCGGCGCGGGAGGCGACGTGCTGTTCGTCGAGGCGTCCCTGGCGGACGCGGAGACCGGAGCGGCGGGGCTCACGCTCACCGGGCAGCTCGGCGACGTGATGAAGGAGTCCGCGCGGATCGCCCTGTCCTTCCTGCGCTCCCACGGCGCGGAGCTGGAACTGCCGGTGACCGGCCTCAAGGACCGCGGCGTCCACATCCACTTCCCCGCGGGGGCCGTGCCGAAGGACGGGCCGAGCGCCGGTGTCACCATGACCACCGCGCTCGCCTCCCTGCTCAGCGGCCGGCTGGTCCGCACGGACGTGGCGATGACCGGCGAGGTGTCCCTGACCGGGCGGGTGCTGCCCGTCGGCGGCGTCAAGCAGAAGCTGCTCGCCGCCCACCGGGCCGGGATCACCACCGTCGTCATCCCCAAGCGGAACGAGGCCGACCTCGACGACGTCCCCGCCGAGGTCCTCGACGGGCTCCGGGTCCACATGGTGACGGACGTCCGGCAGGTCCTGGACATCGCCTTGGCCCCCGCGGAGCTCCGGGACGGTGCCGGCGACCCGGCGGACGCGGCCTCCGTCGCCGCCTGACCGGGCCGGGGCCGCCTGACCGGCCGGACACCGGGGGCCGCCCGGCCGGTCCCGGCGTCCGGCCGGGTGGTCCGTTCGGGGACCCGGCCCGGTGCCCCGGCGGGGGCCCGTCCCGGTCGGTCTGTGCGGCGGGGCGGGGCTCGTCCGCCCGGCCGGTCCGGGCCCCGGCCTGCCTGGTCCGGGCCCCCGGCCGGTGTCGCCCGGCCGGACTCGCGTGGTCCGTCCGCGCCCGGTGGGGGCTTGTACGGGAGCGGCCGGCCGGCCGGGCTTGTCCGGCAGGAGCGGCAGGAGCGGCAGGAGCGGTGGGCCGGGCCGACGGCCGTATGGCATCGCGGCCTGTCGGCCCGTGCCGGGGCCCGCCGCGTGGGGCCGTTCCTTCCGGTTGTTCCGTTCGGCCCTTCCGTCCTGCCCTTGTCGTTCGGTCCGGGGCGCACGGGCCGCCGCGTGGGGCCGGTCCGCGCCGGCTGTTCGCCGGGAGGCCCGCTCCGGGCGGTGCCTTCGCCGGGGCTGTTCCGCCGCTCCCGCGGTGCGGTGGCCGGGCACCGACCGGAGC is a window encoding:
- the lon gene encoding endopeptidase La encodes the protein MASTPAPLTLPVLPLDGEVVLPGMVVPLDLSDNEVRAAVEAAQAAVREGSGKPRVLLVPRVDGTYAGTGVLGTVEQVGRLSDGDPGALIRGVARVRIGAGTTGPGAALWVEGTTVEESVPDPLPGAVAELVKEYKALATSWLRKRGAWQVVDRVQQIEDVAALADNSGYSPFLTTAQKIALLETAEPVARLKLATEQLRDHLAEQDVAESIAKDVQEGVDRQQREFLLRRQLEAVRKELRELNGEDAEGGTDDYRARVEAADLPGKVREAALKEVDKLERASDQSPEGSWIRTWLDTVLEMPWNERTEDRYDIRGAKEVLDAEHAGLEDVKERITEYLAVRKRRADRGLGIVGGRRGGAVLALVGPPGVGKTSLGESVAHAMGRTFVRVALGGVRDEAEIRGHRRTYVGALPGRIVRAIKEAGSMNPVVLLDEIDKVGSDFRGDPAAALLEVLDPAQNHTFRDHYLEVELDLSDVVFLATANVLEAVPEALRDRMELVRLDGYTEDEKVVIARDHLLPRQLERAGLDRDEVVIEEAALRRLAGEYTREAGVRNLERSVARLLRKVAAQAELGDRELPYTVRADDLRDLIGRPHHVPESAQDPAERRTSVPGVATGLAVTGAGGDVLFVEASLADAETGAAGLTLTGQLGDVMKESARIALSFLRSHGAELELPVTGLKDRGVHIHFPAGAVPKDGPSAGVTMTTALASLLSGRLVRTDVAMTGEVSLTGRVLPVGGVKQKLLAAHRAGITTVVIPKRNEADLDDVPAEVLDGLRVHMVTDVRQVLDIALAPAELRDGAGDPADAASVAA